The nucleotide sequence ATATATAAACCGTTCTGGAACTCTAGAGTTAGAGGATATGGTTCAAAGTGGTGCAATTAGTATGATTAATGCTGTGGAAAACTTTGATTATAATAAAGGCGTAAAGTTCTCCACATATGCTAGGCATTGTGTTGAAGGAGGTATGAAGAATTATTGTAAAAAGAATGAACTTATACATCTCTCAGAATATCAAAGGAAAGATCTGAGAAGAATTAAAAAATTATTTGATGAGAAACAATTGGAAAACAAAGATATAGATATAACTGAAATTTCTGCTGAATTAGGAATTGAAAAAGAAAAAGCAATAAATTTAATTTGCTTTTTAAATAAGGATAAGTATATTCCCATAGATGATTACGAATATAAATATGGAAAAAGTTTTGAAAAAGAAATTGTAGATAATATATTAATAAGAAGCTTAATAGAAAATCTTCCTAAAAACCAGCAAAATTTAATTCGAGAAAGATTAAAAGATATGTCTTTTACAGATATAGGTAAAAAGTATAACATAACAAGACAAGCAGTCCAACAATCTGTTAAAAGGATAATAAACAAAATGAAAAGAGAACTAGAATATGCTTAAGATGAAATTAATTGAAGTAAATGAAGAAAAGCAACAGGAGATTTTCAAGATAAACAATTCAGCTAGTAATATATCTAAGGTTCAATTTACTCATATAGGAGGAGAGGAGCAGAAAACTGATGATTTTTTTAAAGCTTTAGCATTAGGATATTTAAGAAGGAATAATCTAATTGACTAATAAAAAAAAAGGTACTACAATTTTATCATAGAGTAGATACGATTATATGACTACTCTATGATTTTTTATAATAGGGAGAATTTAGAATGGAAAAAATAATAGAGAAAAAAGAAAACTTAAAAAAGGTATATGGTTACGTAAGATTAAGTAGAGATGAAGATAAGGAACAAGCATCCTTAGAAAATCAAAAGCAAATTATTAGAACATATGCAAAGAACAATGGGTATATATTAGTTAAGATATTTGAAGACGACAATGTCTCTGGAATGACCTTTGATAGAGAAGGTTTAAATGAATTAAAAGAAGTTATTGAAAATGGCAATATAGATATTTTACTTGTAAAGGATTTATCTCGTATAGGTAGACACAAAGCTTATTCTGCTTTATTTATGGAAGAATTAAGATCTAAAAAGATTAAAGTTATATCTATTGCTGAAAATCTTGATAATATGGATGAAAATAATGATATACTAATAGGGTTCAAACAAATACTTAATGAACAGTATGCTAAAGATATAAGTAGAAAAATCAGAGCAGCGTTTCACCAAAAGCAAAAGGAGGGATTAGTTATAGTACCACCATTTGGATATGAAAAAAATAATCAGACTAATAAAATAGAGATTGATGAAGAATGCGCAGGTGTTGTCAAAAAAATCTTTTCATTATATATAGGTGGATTTGGG is from Clostridium acetobutylicum ATCC 824 and encodes:
- a CDS encoding sigma-70 family RNA polymerase sigma factor; its protein translation is MINLNINERNKVVEKYMTLVKSIARKYINRSGTLELEDMVQSGAISMINAVENFDYNKGVKFSTYARHCVEGGMKNYCKKNELIHLSEYQRKDLRRIKKLFDEKQLENKDIDITEISAELGIEKEKAINLICFLNKDKYIPIDDYEYKYGKSFEKEIVDNILIRSLIENLPKNQQNLIRERLKDMSFTDIGKKYNITRQAVQQSVKRIINKMKRELEYA